In the genome of Enterococcus sp. DIV2402, the window ATCCAACATGGACCCCTTTTTTTCTTTGGATTACTAAATTTGCTAATCCTAGCACCATGGTTATATTATTTTTAGCATTGCTTTTTGTTTTATTATATGGAAAACGCTATGCAGAAGCCGCCTGGTTTTCCCTAGGTATTATTGGGATTGCGGGCATTTTTAATCCTTTGATTAAATTGTTGTTTATGCGTGAGCGTCCTACATTAGAGCATTTAGTAACCGAGCATAGTTATAGTTTCCCCAGCGGTCATTCAACGGGAAGTATGGTACTGTATGGAACGTTAATTTTCTTGATAGCCCTATTTATCCAAAACAGATATTTAAAACTTGGCCTCCAGATAATTTTAGGTAGCTGTATTTTATTAATTGGAATTAGTCGCGTCTATCTAGGTGTCCATTTCCCTAGTGACATTATTGGCGGTTTTTCT includes:
- a CDS encoding phosphatase PAP2 family protein translates to MNNKLYTQFVGSCSLVLFAFLGYVVRFYPGWIQPFDQFITNGIRSLYPTWTPFFLWITKFANPSTMVILFLALLFVLLYGKRYAEAAWFSLGIIGIAGIFNPLIKLLFMRERPTLEHLVTEHSYSFPSGHSTGSMVLYGTLIFLIALFIQNRYLKLGLQIILGSCILLIGISRVYLGVHFPSDIIGGFSLGLGWLLLSYPYYQKQRFIWRFKNKQL